In Helianthus annuus cultivar XRQ/B chromosome 3, HanXRQr2.0-SUNRISE, whole genome shotgun sequence, a single window of DNA contains:
- the LOC110929974 gene encoding zinc transporter 1 — MTISSNKTSIYLLFLLLALLPTMVTPQCNMEDNSYNNTNIHESLKYKIVAILTILLAGGIGVSIPQLGNKVEALNPDNDIFFMIKAFAAGVILGTGFIHILPDAFDHLASPCLPNSPWGKFPFAGFIAMSCAIGALMLDTFATSFYTKMHFNKQKTKQVMDVETHSHSHSDDHVVDDHAGHVHVHAHATDGHAHGSVLSSHEYQLMRHRIISQVLELGIIVHSVIIGLSLGASQHISTIKSLLAALSFHQFFEGMGLGGCISQAKYKSLATAIMAIFFSLTTPVGIAIGIGISKIYREESTTSLIVEGVLNSCSAGILIYMALVDLLAADFMNPRMQSNLRLQLGANVSLLLGAGCMSFLAIWA, encoded by the exons ATGACCATCTCTTCCAACAAAACATCCATCTACCTACTCTTTCTTCTTCTTGCACTACTTCCTACCATGGTAACACCACAATGCAACATGGAAGACAATAGCTATAACAACACCAACATACACGAGTCCCTAAAATACAAAATAGTCGCAATCCTAACCATCCTTTTAGCCGGAGGAATCGGCGTAAGCATCCCTCAACTAGGCAATAAAGTAGAAGCTCTAAACCCGGACAACGACATCTTTTTCATGATCAAAGCATTCGCGGCGGGTGTGATCCTAGGAACTGGTTTTATCCACATATTACCGGATGCTTTCGACCATCTGGCGTCCCCTTGTCTTCCTAACAGCCCGTGGGGTAAGTTCCCGTTCGCAGGATTTATCGCCATGAGCTGCGCCATCGGGGCCCTTATGTTGGACACCTTTGCCACCAGCTTTTATACAAAGATGCACTTCAACAAGCAAAAGACCAAACAAGTTATGGATGTGGAGACTCATAGTCATAGTCATAGTGATGATCATGTTGTTGATGATCATGCTGGTCATGTTCATGTCCATGCACATGCCACCGATGGCCATGCTCATGGCTCCGTTTTATCATCTCATGAATATCAACTCATGAGGCATCGTATCATATCACAA gTTTTGGAGCTTGGAATAATCGTTCACTCGGTTATAATCGGACTCTCGTTGGGCGCTTCGCAACATATATCCACCATAAAGTCTTTACTTGCAGCCTTGTCATTTCATCAGTTTTTTGAAGGCATGGGACTTGGTGGATGCATCTCTCAG GCAAAATATAAATCTTTGGCAACGGCAATAATGGCGATATTTTTCTCGCTGACGACGCCAGTAGGAATTGCGATAGGCATCGGAATATCGAAAATTTACAGGGAAGAGAGCACAACATCTCTAATAGTGGAAGGAGTCTTGAATTCTTGTTCAGCTGGGATACTGATTTACATGGCACTTGTGGACCTGCTGGCTGCAGACTTCATGAACCCAAGGATGCAGAGTAATTTGAGGCTTCAGTTAGGGGCAAATGTGTCACTTCTTTTAGGGGCTGGGTGTATGTCTTTTTTGGCTATATGggcttaa
- the LOC110932212 gene encoding protein FAR1-RELATED SEQUENCE 5-like: protein MSLTPKNTYRISHVFEEHNHSFVDEEDYHLLASARKLTFTEEQLLSDFSEMNIGPVRAFNLMRKIRGGFDKVGVTSIDCKNFKRNINLFIGEFDVDMAVQRLMKKKLYLPNFSCEFYCDEKGALAGLFWADEEMKLNYEVFGDVMSFDATFHTNRYDLVFVPFTGIDNHHHNVTFAGSLLASETAESYKWLLQSFLKAFGVAPKVVVTDQDAAMKIAIRDVFPDTRHRLCMWHIMIKVSEKVGTELSQDEVFKEDICDVVWTDALEPAQFETQWCDLMIKYNLTSNSWLSDMYNLRSDWIPAYYRHEHMSGLMRTTSRSESENHFFGQLTNTKLSLVEFLSHFDTAMESQRFKRSKRDHDTKYTQPRMKTSYELELEAAKIYTRGIFFDVQEEIRLACKNCMCRREEEVGDSIKFYILQVNLPGLHEVLFTPKDMVIKCSCNRYEQYGLLCRHAFCVLRLCGIKEFPKKYVMRRWTRDVVPKKTKVSSFDQNAAGNQVERASSIMREIMTATEHIVNRLVTNIDLLSLYRDQVIESKLKVDSADLPAESLDKNARLANILHADQPCSSSSATILPPSGIRNKGCGSNKRLKSFREVSSSRISKKTKTRGCLICGGHGHNSRTCKMKTTVADSQKSS, encoded by the exons ATGTCTTTAACTCCAAAAAATACTTATAGAATTTCTCATGTATTTGAGGAGCATAATCATTCTTTTGTTGATGAAGAGGATTATCATCTTTTAGCTTCGGCTAGAAAGTTGACATTCACTGAAGAGcaactgctttctgatttttcTGAGATGAATATTGGTCCAGTTAGGGCATTCAACCTTATGAGAAAGATTCGTGGTGGATTTGATAAGGTTGGAGTGACGTCTATTGATTgtaaaaattttaaaagaaatATTAATTTGTTCATTGGAGAGTTTGATGTGGATATGGCTGTCCAACGTCTTATGAAGAAGAAGCTGTATTTGCCGAATTTTTCTTGTGAATTTTATTGTGATGAAAAAGGTGCTCTTGCTGGATTATTTTGGGCTGATGAAGAAATGAAACTGAATTATGAGGTCTTTGGGGATGTTATGTCTTTTGATGCTACGTTCCATACGAACAG GTATGACTTGGTATTTGTTCCGTTCACTGGAATCGATAATCATCATCACAATGTCACGTTTGCTGGTTCTTTGTTAGCATCTGAAACTGCtgaatcatataaatggcttctTCAAAGTTTTTTGAAGGCTTTTGGTGTTGCACCTAAGGTGGTTGTGACTGATCAGGACGCTGCAATGAAAATTGCCATCCGAGATGTTTTCCCAGATACCAGACATCGTTTGTGTATGTGGCATATAATGATCAAAGTTTCTGAAAAG gtTGGTACTGAGCTATCACAAGATGAGGTTTTTAAAGAAGATATATGTGATGTTGTATGGACTGATGCTCTTGAACCAGCACAGTTTGAGACACAATGGTGTGATTTAATGATTAAGTACAACCTTACTAGTAACAGCTGGCTGTCTGATATGTACAACCTCAGATCAGATTGGATTCCTGCATACTATCGTCATGAACATATGTCCGGTCTTATGCGTACAACATCTAGGTCTGAGAGTGAAAATCATTTTTTTGGTCAATTAACCAACACAAAATTGTCATTAGTTGAGTTTTTGAGCCATTTTGATACTGCAATGGAATCTCAGAGGTTTAAGCGCAGCAAACGTGATCATGATACCAAATACACACAACCTCGCATGAAAACCAGTTATGAATTGGAACTGGAAGCTGCAAAGATTTATACTCGGGGGATATTTTTTGATGTTCAAGAAGAAATTCGACTTGCTTGCAAGAATTGTATGTGCAGGCGTGAAGAAGAAGTTGGTGATTCAATTAAGTTTTATATTCTACAGGTCAATCTTCCTGGCCTTCATGAG GTTCTTTTTACTCCTAAGGATATGGTAATTAAATGCAGCTGCAACCGATATGAGCAGTATGGTTTGCTATGTAGGCATGCCTTTTGTGTTCTTCGTCTTTGTGGTATAAAGGAGTTccctaaaaaatatgttatgaGGCGTTGGACAAGAGATGTTGTTCCAAAAAAGACAAAAGTTTCGAGTTTTGATCAAAATGCTGCTGGTAATCAAGTTGAACGTGCTTCCAGCATTATGCGTGAGATAATGACTGCAACTGAACATATTGTTAACCGTCTTGTTACAAATATTGACCTGTTATCGTTGTATAGAGACCAAGTGATCGAGTCGAAGTTGAAGGTTGATTCTGCTGACCTTCCTGCAGAATCACTTGACAAGAATGCAAGATTAGCTAATATTCTTCATGCTGATCAGCCATGTTCATCGTCTTCTGCTACCATTCTTCCACCTAGTGGTATTAGAAACAAGGGGTGTGGTTCAAACAAACGCTTAAAGTcttttcgtgaggtatcatcttCAAGAATATCAAAGAAAACTAAAACTAGAGGTTGTTTGATATGTGGAGGTCATGGACATAATAGTCGGACTTGTAAGATGAAGACTACTGTTGCTGATTCCCAGAAGAGTAGTTAG
- the LOC110932211 gene encoding uncharacterized protein LOC110932211 produces MDSESSKRSTRSQKHKETKPDGDFEELYNPKPLQIVQPGEPIPTFDNEPLHPIPLKVVRPTKKEYYMSPKFWNEVAIWGPSYTNNPTSGGEPSDPIKEEIDEKPEISVVQPKKEEDDEKQKIPILQPKHEEDEEKPIISVKNFGRK; encoded by the exons ATGGATTCAGAGA GTTCTAAGAGATCTACAAGAAGCCAGAAGCATAAAGAAACAAAACCTGATGGCGATTTCGAAG AGCTGTACAATCCCAAACCACTACAAATTGTACAACCAGGAGAACCAATCCCTACTTTTGATAATGAACCTTTGCATCCCATTCCACTAAAAGTTGTAAGACCAACAAAAAAGGAATATTATATGAGTCCGAAATTTTGGAATGAAGTAGCAATCTGGGGGCCAAGCTATACCAATAATCCTACTTCTGGTGGTGAACCTTCAGATCCCATAAAAGAAGAGATTGATGAGAAACCTGAAATCTCAGTTGTACAACCcaaaaaagaagaagatgatgaaaaacaAAAGATCCCCATCCTACAACCTAAACATGAAGAAGATGAGGAAAAACCTATAATCTCAGTCAAGAATTTTGGAAGGAAGTAG